One window of the Manihot esculenta cultivar AM560-2 chromosome 14, M.esculenta_v8, whole genome shotgun sequence genome contains the following:
- the LOC110599844 gene encoding rust resistance kinase Lr10, with protein MNLSFFPLFLLVVVGRGVGLDECQESRCGKHGPAIRFPFRLKNRQPEHCGFPGFDLFCTETQDTLLELPTSVKLYINTIDYASQVILTSDPNNCLPRQLLNFNLLNSPFKFGERFRYDYVFFNCTSIDRKIYLSMPCLSVPGYDVHAFVTDGSVTGLALTSCTKMYNLSSVPMEFISRDNTLHLNWSRPACGFCESQDKYCRLKKNSTTLETECFDKPKSSKRIGIKLMAAGIALSALFIVLGGFVLYRVYSADKAEKENQARVKKFLQDYKALRPTRYSYADIKKITNQFKETLGEGAFGTVFKGKLSDEIFVAVKILDNSTGNGEDFINEVGLMGRIHHVNVVRLVGYCADGFRRALVYEYLPNESLEKFIFTDNGKEFPLGWQKLQDIALGIAKGIEYLHQGCDQRILHFDIKPHNILLDENFIPKISDFGLAKLCSKDQSAISMTTARGTMGYIAPEVFSRNFGNVSYKSDVYSFGMVLIDMVRGRKNIDFADGSQVYFPEWVYKRLDQGEELRIQIKEENDEQIAKKLVIVGLWCIQWHPVDRPSMKTVVQMLEGEGNKLTMPPNPFASSAPARLDANMLGRHLHHDLAVISETEGI; from the exons ATGaatctctctttttttcccCTGTTCTTGCTAGTCGTCGTTGGCCGTGGAGTAGGCCTTGATGAGTGTCAAGAATCAAGATGTGGGAAACATGGCCCTGCAATTCGATTCCCATTCCGTCTCAAGAACAGGCAACCAGAACACTGCGGCTTTCCTGGGTTTGATCTATTTTGCACCGAGACGCAGGATACATTGCTCGAGCTGCCAACTTCAGTGAAGCTCTACATCAATACAATTGATTATGCATCTCAGGTGATTTTGACATCAGATCCAAACAATTGCCTTCCAAGACAGCTCTTAAACTTCAATTTGCTGAACTCTCCTTTCAAATTCGGAGAAAGATTCcgttatgattatgtattttTCAATTGTACGTCAATAGATAGAAAGATATACCTGTCTATGCCGTGCCTGAGTGTTCCTGGCTATGATGTTCATGCCTTTGTTACTGATGGATCCGTTACTGGCCTTGCCCTTACATCTTGTACCAAGATGTATAACCTTTCATCAGTTCCCATGGAATTCATCAGCAGAGACAATACTCTTCATTTGAACTGGTCCAGACCAGCATGTGGGTTTTGTGAATCACAAGACAAATACTGTAGATTGAAGAAGAACAGTACTACACTTGAAACTGAATGTTTTGACAAGCCAAAATCATCTAAACGCATTGGAATAAAGTTAATGGCTGCAG GTATAGCTCTGAGTGCCTTGTTTATTGTTCTAGGGGGCTTTGTACTCTACCGCGTCTATAGCGCAGACAAAGCGGAGAAAGAAAATCAAGCAAGGGTCAAAAAGTTTCTGCAGGATTACAAAGCTCTCAGACCCACTAGATATTCATATGCTGATATAAAGAAGATTACAAATCAATTTAAGGAAACGTTGGGGGAGGGAGCATTTGGAACAGTGTTTAAAGGGAAGCTTTCTGATGAGATCTTTGTGGCTGTAAAGATCCTCGATAATTCCACAGGAAATGGCGAAGACTTCATTAATGAAGTGGGATTAATGGGAAGAATTCATCATGTCAACGTGGTTCGCCTTGTTGGGTACTGTGCAGATGGATTTAGAAGAGCTCTAGTTTATGAGTACCTACCAAATGAATCTCTAGAGAAATTCATATTTACAGATAATGGAAAGGAGTTTCCTCTTGGATGGCAAAAGCTTCAAGATATTGCTCTAGGCATAGCCAAAGGAATTGAATATCTTCACCAAGGATGTGATCAACGAATACTTCATTTCGACATCAAGCCTCACAACATCCTGTTGGATGAAAATTTCATTCCAAAGATTTCTGATTTTGGTCTGGCCAAGTTATGTTCAAAGGATCAGAGTGCCATTTCCATGACTACAGCTCGGGGCACTATGGGCTACATTGCACCTGAAGTATTCTCCAGGAACTTTGGCAACGTGTCCTACAAGTCAGATGTTTATAGTTTTGGAATGGTCTTGATAGACATGGTGAGAGGGAGGAAAAATATAGACTTTGCAGATGGCAGCCAAGTCTACTTTCCAGAGTGGGTATACAAACGTTTGGATCAAGGAGAAGAGCTAAGAATCCAGATCAAGGAAGAGAATGACGAACAAATTGCAAAGAAACTTGTAATTGTAGGACTCTGGTGCATCCAATGGCACCCTGTGGATCGTCCCTCAATGAAAACTGTAGTTCAAATGCTGGAGGGGGAAGGAAACAAGCTAACAATGCCTCCTAATCCTTTTGCTTCTTCTGCTCCTGCAAGATTGGATGCAAATATGTTGGGGAGGCATCTTCACCACGATTTGGCTGTAATATCTGAAACAGAGGGGATATAG
- the LOC110599843 gene encoding rust resistance kinase Lr10, translating to MNISRLPLSGLSAFVVLIIYLQACNAQVSHLCAPSSCGNLHNISYPFRLKDDPQNCGYYEYVLSCENNQTVLYLYAGKYYVQAINYGNLTLRVVDAAVQKDNCSSLPRYSLTAANFSYIDPYDLDTPWWNFNRRPPKLILFMKCANPVNSPLYVDTSPCINAKDSYVMDNFTSITDVENSCRVELMVLSLLPARVGKNISFMDIHNDLAYGFEVSWSEIFCQICSGREFCFRDRGIDRPRGCSEDFFKDLRDWFKSIRYLILVIIGLLIVAKSICCTPCVMAFLIYTWSRRHLSMYDSIEEFLQSQNNFAPVRYSYSDIRKMTNGFRDKLGEGGYGSVYKGKLRSGRLAAIKMLGKSKANGQDFINEVASIGRVHHVNVVQLIGFCAERSKRALVYDFMPNGSLDKYVFSREGHAHLSWKQMHEISLGVAHGIDYLHRGCEMQILHFDIKPHNILLDENFVPKVSDFGLAKLHKTSDNTVSLTAARGTIGYIAPELFYKNIGGVSYKADVYSFGMLLMEMVGKKKNLNAEAEHSSQTYFPNWVYNEVVDGKVAVRNGTKDEEKIAKKMITVALWCIQMKPSDRPSMNRVVEMLEGDLESLEIPPKPTIYPEETPIMSGENTDETWSSSMLLDSSESISLLINSD from the exons ATGAATATTTCAAGGCTCCCCCTTTCTGGTCTTTCGGCCTTTGTTGTTCTTATCATCTACCTCCAAGCTTGCAATGCCCAGGTTAGCCATCTCTGTGCTCCTTCTTCTTGTGGGAATCTCCATAATATAAGCTATCCTTTTCGATTAAAAGATGATCCACAAAACTGCGGCTACTACGAGTATGTATTGTCTTGTGAGAACAATCAAACGGTTCTTTACTTGTATGCCGGAAAATACTATGTGCAAGCAATTAATTACGGTAACTTGACCCTTAGAGTAGTGGATGCTGCTGTTCAAAAGGATAATTGCTCCTCCCTCCCAAGATATTCTTTGACTGCAGCCAACTTTAGCTATATAGATCCTTATGACTTGGATACACCCTGGTGGAATTTCAATAGGAGACCACCGAAGCTTATTCTGTTCATGAAGTGTGCAAATCCAGTGAATTCCCCTCTCTATGTGGATACTTCTCCTTGCATTAATGCAAAAGATTCTTATGTTATGGATAATTTTACCAGCATAACGGATGTTGAGAACTCCTGCAGAGTAGAGTTGATGGTTTTATCATTGTTGCCTGCAAGGGTTGGCAAGAACATTTCCTTCATGGACATCCATAATGACCTGGCATATGGATTTGAGGTCTCATGGTCTGAAATATTCTGTCAAATATGCAGTGGTCGAGAATTTTGCTTTCGTGACCGGGGCATAGATAGGCCTAGAGGCTGTTCAGAAG ATTTCTTCAAGGATTTGAGAGACTGGTTCAAAT CTATCCGGTACCTGATACTGGTGATCATTG GATTACTAATAGTAGCAAAATCTATCTGTTGCACTCCATGTGTGATGGCGTTCTTGATTTATACATGGTCAAGAAGGCATTTATCAATGTATGACAGCATTGAAGAATTTCTCCAAAGTCAGAACAATTTTGCCCCAGTAAGGTACTCTTACTCTGATATTAGGAAGATGACCAATGGCTTTAGGGATAAGTTGGGTGAAGGAGGTTATGGCTCCGTATATAAAGGAAAGCTTCGCAGTGGCCGACTTGCAGCTATAAAGATGTTAGGTAAGTCTAAAGCTAATGGCCAAGACTTTATCAATGAAGTAGCATCAATTGGGCGGGTTCACCATGTTAATGTAGTACAGCTAATTGGTTTTTGTGCTGAGAGATCAAAACGTGCTCTTGTATATGACTTCATGCCTAATGGGTCTCTTGATAAATATGTTTTCTCTCGAGAAGGGCATGCACATTTAAGTTGGAAACAAATGCATGAGATATCTCTGGGAGTGGCCCATGGCATTGATTATCTACACCGGGGCTGTGAGATGCAAATTTTACATTTCGACATAAAACCTCATAATATTCTTCTCGATGAGAATTTTGTTCCCAAAGTTTCTGACTTTGGGCTTGCAAAGCTTCACAAAACAAGCGACAATACAGTGTCTCTTACTGCAGCAAGAGGAACAATAGGATATATAGCACCAGAATTGTTCTACAAAAACATTGGTGGTGTTTCATACAAGGCTGATGTTTATAGTTTTGGAATGTTGTTAATGGAAATGGTTGGAAAGAAGAAGAATTTGAATGCAGAGGCAGAACATTCCAGCCAAACCTACTTCCCCAATTGGGTATATAACGAAGTAGTTGACGGAAAAGTTGCAGTTAGAAATGGCACAAAGGATGAAGAGAAAATCGCAAAGAAAATGATTACAGTAGCATTGTGGTGCATACAAATGAAGCCAAGTGATCGCCCTTCGATGAATAGAGTTGTAGAGATGCTTGAAGGAGATTTGGAAAGTTTGGAGATACCTCCCAAACCTACCATATATCCAGAAGAAACACCAATAATGAGTGGAGAAAATACAGATGAAACATGGTCATCATCTATGTTACTTGATTCTTCTGAATCAATTAGCTTACTCATAAATTCAGATTGA